One genomic region from Pyrobaculum islandicum DSM 4184 encodes:
- the lysS gene encoding homocitrate synthase: MYFPVYAFGERRHPIILDSTLREGEQTPGVVFSEEWRIRIAKALSDIGIGMIEVGDPNVAPDIKSAIKKIIELKKVGEINSEIVVHSRAVKQDIETAASLEPDRIAVFYGVSDIHLKYKHRKTREEALQIIADMVSLAKSHGVSVRFTAEDASRADLNYLIQVVKTAYEAGADRVSIADTVGVFTPDRAREVFTKIKAAVPEIGLDIHAHNDFGMAVANSLAAVEGGADVVHTTVNGLGERAGITPLQVFVAAYYYHKGVRLVKLEKLPEITAMVEAASGITIMPTFPIVGENVFTHKAGVHQAGVIANPETYEPIPPEVVGRTRDFSLDKYSGRKAIQYRLERMGISVPPEVLDKVVEEVKQMNVRRLRDDDLLEILEKITNMAYRARVNRHIEAYVWLKVANNVYTTSVARRVAAIKNVASVAEVTGDYDIVVKVVAENVEELNQIIENIREIKGVVSTLTNIVLKELPINSK, translated from the coding sequence GTGTATTTCCCTGTCTATGCATTCGGGGAAAGAAGGCATCCGATAATTCTAGACTCGACACTTAGAGAGGGCGAACAAACCCCCGGCGTTGTGTTCTCTGAGGAGTGGCGTATTAGAATTGCAAAGGCGCTGTCTGATATCGGCATCGGCATGATAGAAGTCGGCGATCCCAACGTGGCCCCTGATATAAAATCTGCAATTAAAAAAATCATAGAACTCAAAAAAGTCGGCGAGATAAATAGCGAAATTGTTGTCCATAGCAGAGCTGTAAAACAAGATATTGAAACAGCTGCGTCTCTAGAGCCAGACCGCATAGCGGTGTTCTATGGAGTAAGCGATATACATCTGAAGTATAAACATAGAAAGACGCGAGAAGAGGCTCTCCAAATAATTGCAGATATGGTGTCTCTCGCCAAATCACACGGCGTCTCTGTCAGATTCACTGCAGAAGACGCCTCAAGAGCTGACTTGAACTATCTGATACAAGTAGTTAAAACTGCCTACGAGGCTGGGGCAGATAGAGTGAGTATTGCAGACACAGTGGGGGTCTTTACGCCGGACCGCGCCAGAGAGGTTTTTACAAAAATAAAAGCCGCAGTGCCTGAGATAGGGCTAGATATCCACGCCCATAACGACTTTGGCATGGCTGTTGCCAACAGCCTTGCGGCAGTTGAAGGCGGGGCAGACGTAGTACACACCACTGTAAACGGCCTCGGAGAGAGAGCCGGCATTACGCCTCTTCAAGTTTTTGTCGCCGCCTACTATTACCACAAGGGCGTAAGGCTTGTAAAACTTGAGAAATTGCCAGAGATCACCGCTATGGTAGAGGCGGCAAGCGGCATTACTATTATGCCCACCTTCCCCATAGTCGGCGAAAACGTATTTACACATAAAGCCGGCGTCCATCAAGCTGGCGTAATCGCAAATCCCGAGACCTACGAGCCTATACCGCCTGAAGTCGTTGGCAGAACTCGCGACTTTTCTCTAGATAAATATAGCGGGAGGAAGGCGATACAATATAGACTTGAACGCATGGGAATTTCGGTACCTCCAGAGGTGTTAGATAAAGTCGTGGAAGAGGTCAAGCAGATGAACGTGAGAAGACTTAGAGATGACGACTTATTAGAAATTCTTGAGAAAATAACTAACATGGCTTATAGAGCTAGAGTAAATAGACACATTGAGGCATATGTCTGGCTAAAAGTTGCTAATAACGTCTATACGACATCTGTAGCACGTAGAGTGGCAGCGATAAAAAACGTCGCGTCTGTAGCCGAAGTTACAGGAGATTATGATATAGTTGTAAAAGTTGTTGCAGAAAATGTAGAGGAGCTAAACCAGATTATTGAAAACATAAGAGAGATCAAGGGCGTTGTATCTACTTTAACAAATATCGTTTTGAAAGAACTCCCCATAAATAGCAAATAG
- a CDS encoding phosphoadenosine phosphosulfate reductase family protein, which produces MLYWCQDLNLPVLDLKKATGKCGEFIEVRLTQPADPRPAFLSDILTTREAIVNEFSDAKLAEVLVPLNEVVLLNKIPGYADQADEVVVRGRLIGHRFYDILERRWRFRPLYEAVATMIKERLGHWAIVDMSELPEGYDIHQDKITEGVLPEEKYRHVALSTKDGKIHGVAKLFRGRRLHVVKSWRAKPPLPPGKPSSLKDAAEFNREHIEELTKEAVKFIREIAERYKKPVVVSYSGGKDSLVVLDLVVKSGVKFYVFFNDTGLEPPETYENIKKIQEYYGVEIIIGSAGDRFWRAIKAFGPPARDYRWCCKVIKLGPTTEALKSRFPQGYISVVGQRGAESFQRAKLPRVSQSKWVAGAIVAAPLQNWTALEVWLYIFLYGLPYNSAYERGFDRLGCVVCPANELAELVLVAKSYPEIYEKMEEELRRFFSEEDIRFGLWRWRGKIPGDMARYIKKEKGVELPVDVRREGRDILIKINVEPNVEIFKQFSKMLGEVKDGQIVTKSGVVKVEGKDGIWRISTEDGKLALDVAALLVRSAICGDCNLCVYWCPTGALKKVENRFEVDEKKCMRCLLCNSVCPAAQYLVYRNSE; this is translated from the coding sequence GTGTTATATTGGTGCCAAGATTTAAACTTGCCTGTTTTAGATCTTAAGAAAGCGACGGGAAAATGCGGCGAATTTATCGAGGTAAGGCTGACGCAGCCGGCGGATCCTCGGCCGGCTTTTCTCTCAGATATCTTAACTACAAGAGAGGCTATAGTAAACGAATTTAGTGATGCAAAACTTGCCGAAGTCTTAGTTCCATTAAATGAGGTGGTGTTGCTAAATAAAATACCCGGCTATGCGGATCAAGCGGATGAAGTTGTGGTAAGAGGGCGTTTAATAGGCCATAGGTTTTATGATATATTAGAGCGCCGGTGGAGATTTAGGCCGCTGTATGAAGCTGTGGCAACAATGATAAAAGAGAGGCTTGGCCATTGGGCGATTGTAGATATGTCTGAGCTTCCAGAAGGCTACGACATACATCAAGATAAAATTACAGAGGGGGTTCTGCCTGAGGAAAAATATAGACATGTGGCTCTATCGACAAAAGATGGGAAGATACATGGAGTTGCCAAGTTGTTTCGCGGTCGCCGGCTACACGTGGTGAAGTCGTGGAGAGCTAAACCGCCGCTTCCGCCTGGTAAGCCCTCTAGTTTAAAAGACGCGGCGGAGTTCAACCGGGAGCATATAGAGGAGTTGACAAAAGAGGCAGTTAAATTCATAAGAGAGATTGCGGAGAGGTACAAAAAGCCGGTTGTAGTCTCTTACTCGGGGGGAAAGGATAGTTTAGTTGTGTTAGATCTTGTTGTAAAAAGCGGGGTAAAGTTTTACGTGTTTTTTAACGACACCGGGCTTGAGCCGCCTGAGACTTATGAAAATATCAAGAAAATACAGGAGTATTATGGCGTTGAGATAATTATAGGATCAGCTGGGGATAGGTTTTGGAGGGCGATAAAGGCCTTTGGGCCGCCTGCCAGAGACTACAGGTGGTGTTGTAAAGTGATAAAGCTAGGCCCCACCACCGAGGCTCTCAAAAGCCGGTTTCCTCAGGGCTATATAAGCGTTGTGGGGCAGAGAGGCGCTGAGTCTTTCCAAAGGGCTAAACTACCAAGGGTGTCTCAGAGCAAGTGGGTGGCGGGCGCTATAGTGGCGGCGCCGTTACAAAACTGGACTGCGCTAGAGGTCTGGCTGTATATATTCTTATACGGCCTGCCCTACAACTCGGCATATGAACGCGGTTTTGACCGACTTGGCTGTGTCGTATGTCCAGCTAATGAGCTTGCGGAACTTGTCCTTGTGGCAAAGAGCTATCCCGAGATTTATGAAAAAATGGAGGAGGAGTTACGTAGGTTTTTCTCAGAGGAGGATATAAGATTTGGGTTGTGGAGGTGGCGTGGCAAAATACCCGGCGATATGGCTAGATATATTAAGAAAGAAAAGGGCGTGGAACTACCTGTAGATGTAAGAAGAGAGGGCAGAGATATTCTCATAAAAATAAACGTAGAGCCTAACGTCGAAATTTTCAAACAGTTTTCTAAAATGTTGGGAGAGGTAAAAGACGGCCAGATAGTGACAAAGAGCGGAGTTGTAAAGGTTGAGGGTAAAGACGGCATTTGGAGGATATCGACAGAAGACGGAAAATTAGCGCTAGACGTAGCCGCGCTACTCGTACGTTCTGCAATATGTGGAGACTGCAACCTATGTGTATATTGGTGTCCCACCGGCGCGCTTAAGAAAGTGGAGAACAGATTTGAAGTAGATGAGAAAAAGTGTATGAGATGTCTCCTCTGCAATTCTGTATGTCCAGCAGCCCAATATTTAGTATATAGAAATAGTGAGTAA
- a CDS encoding FMN-binding glutamate synthase family protein has protein sequence MQHIVVRTYIEPVKHLVPEFWGEEKIRMIRKMAETGEPAVDGITPLKVGRILDKAVFKDLRISDLKEALAKADKLDVDIGIDFFGTRLKIPVYIGDMSFGALSGNPNIAIAKAVTEVGAVAGIGEGGLHPEIAKYRNIVVQWASARFGMDMTLLRAGLAVNIKIGQGAKPGIGGHLPGKKVVDIIAQLRKIPVGSEALSPAPHHDIYSIEDLAQRVKALRDLTGKPVLVKVAAVNKIHFVAVGVGRSTAEGIIIDGAGAGTGATPVVARDHLGIPIDYAVPVVDMWLRKDGTRDKLIMIAGGMLYSPMDLAKIIAMGADMANMGTAALMAMGCIMCHSCHTGGCPTALTNMIGSGRELDIEWGVRLLKNYLLALGKGLKAVLYALGMSSLRELVGRRDLLEVYYVDEKVAETLGLSLVTPGNVAWIDPAVRVFVHREYYEEGRPPIIGMGGVVPGYTTPARRPLDLLRIEAAQVTHPSVDPYREELEVDIWINGEKYYTPVVVPALDEAAVYAGYALGAPIYGNNCHNFKCINDGAKIIAPDETVDIREGVVIVDETKGRGLLEEAVSRLDLQLRKTGVRNKTYIVAVGRLYNGGDIYKLAALGADLVCPLGIFEYVYQRVKNMDLRERMKRYENVITALTKELRLLMGANGVTNYFHTLVGNRDLLRSLDGKIAERLGVEIAGR, from the coding sequence GTGCAACATATAGTAGTGCGGACATATATAGAGCCTGTAAAACATCTGGTGCCAGAGTTTTGGGGAGAGGAGAAAATTAGAATGATTAGGAAGATGGCTGAAACAGGCGAGCCGGCGGTAGATGGAATCACGCCATTGAAAGTCGGCAGAATTCTCGACAAAGCCGTCTTTAAAGATCTCAGAATTTCAGACCTTAAAGAAGCTTTGGCAAAGGCAGATAAACTCGACGTAGATATAGGTATCGACTTCTTCGGCACCCGCCTCAAGATTCCTGTCTACATCGGCGACATGTCCTTTGGGGCATTGAGTGGAAACCCGAACATAGCAATCGCAAAGGCAGTCACTGAGGTAGGCGCAGTGGCCGGAATTGGAGAGGGGGGCCTCCATCCGGAGATCGCTAAATATCGCAATATCGTGGTCCAGTGGGCCTCAGCGCGCTTCGGCATGGATATGACGCTTCTGAGGGCGGGGTTGGCGGTAAATATCAAGATAGGCCAGGGCGCTAAGCCGGGCATCGGCGGCCATCTACCTGGGAAGAAGGTAGTTGATATCATAGCCCAGCTTAGGAAGATACCAGTGGGGAGCGAGGCGCTTTCTCCCGCGCCGCATCACGATATATACTCTATAGAGGATCTAGCCCAGAGGGTTAAAGCACTTAGAGATCTCACTGGAAAACCTGTTCTTGTGAAAGTAGCCGCCGTTAATAAAATACATTTTGTTGCCGTTGGTGTTGGCAGATCGACAGCAGAAGGCATTATTATAGATGGGGCTGGCGCTGGGACGGGGGCTACGCCTGTTGTAGCTCGGGATCATTTAGGCATACCTATTGACTATGCCGTGCCAGTTGTAGATATGTGGCTTAGAAAAGATGGGACACGCGACAAATTGATAATGATCGCCGGCGGCATGTTATATAGCCCCATGGACCTGGCGAAAATAATCGCAATGGGCGCAGATATGGCAAACATGGGCACCGCCGCCTTAATGGCCATGGGCTGTATCATGTGTCACTCGTGCCACACAGGCGGTTGTCCAACAGCTTTAACAAATATGATAGGCTCGGGGAGGGAGCTCGACATAGAGTGGGGGGTGCGGCTTTTGAAAAACTACCTACTGGCGTTGGGGAAGGGTCTCAAGGCTGTTTTATACGCGCTGGGGATGTCCAGCTTAAGAGAGTTAGTAGGTAGGAGAGATTTGCTAGAGGTTTATTACGTAGATGAAAAAGTAGCTGAAACTCTAGGCTTGTCGCTCGTAACGCCTGGAAACGTCGCGTGGATAGACCCGGCGGTCAGAGTTTTTGTACATAGGGAATATTATGAAGAGGGGCGGCCGCCGATAATTGGTATGGGAGGCGTCGTGCCGGGGTATACAACTCCTGCCAGGAGACCTCTAGATCTCCTCCGTATTGAGGCAGCACAGGTGACACATCCCTCGGTAGATCCCTATAGAGAGGAGCTTGAGGTAGATATATGGATCAACGGCGAGAAGTATTACACGCCTGTCGTAGTTCCCGCATTAGATGAGGCAGCCGTATATGCTGGATACGCCCTAGGCGCGCCGATATATGGCAACAATTGTCACAATTTCAAGTGTATAAACGACGGAGCTAAAATCATAGCTCCAGATGAGACGGTAGACATTAGGGAGGGAGTGGTTATAGTCGACGAAACAAAAGGCAGGGGACTACTTGAAGAGGCTGTGTCGCGCCTAGATTTACAGCTGAGAAAGACAGGTGTAAGAAATAAAACTTACATAGTCGCCGTGGGTAGACTTTACAACGGCGGAGATATTTACAAACTAGCTGCGCTCGGCGCAGATCTCGTATGTCCCCTCGGCATTTTTGAGTATGTATACCAGAGGGTGAAAAACATGGATTTGAGAGAAAGGATGAAAAGGTATGAAAATGTCATAACAGCACTTACTAAAGAACTGAGGCTATTAATGGGCGCAAACGGCGTGACAAACTACTTCCACACGCTTGTCGGCAATAGAGACCTATTGAGATCTCTAGACGGCAAAATTGCAGAACGCCTAGGAGTTGAAATAGCGGGGAGATAG